In Lacinutrix sp. Bg11-31, the DNA window TGCTCAATAGTAAACATGTTATAAACTACTGTGTCAATTTCTTGCTCTTCTTCGAAAGCAGAATCTGCAAAACTTATGCGTAATAAATCTGTGAAACTTAACATGCCAATTATAGATTCTCCAGAAACTACAGGAATATGGCGAATATTATTTTTTTTGAATAATTCTTCAGCTGTTTCTAAATTATCTGTGTGGTTAAGTGTAATAACATCTTTGGTCATTATAGCTGATACTGGTGTTCTTTTCTTCATAATTATTTAAGTTTTAAATTCTACAATAAAGATAGGTTTAACACTTAAAAATTAATATGACAATAATCATATTTAGAAAATAAAATAGAAGTTTTTCTTAAATTAAAAATTGAGCACATTACTGATATTTATCATAGTTTTAATTGATAATAGGCATTACTTTTAATATGTTATTTAGTTTATAGTTATTGAGTTTTTTCAATAGTAATAACCTAATTACATTTTTATTATTTATCAAACCTATTAGTTAATGGTTAAGCTTAAAATAGTGTTTGCTAATAATAAATACGCTATTAATCAATGAATAAAAACAGAAGTAATAGTATTGCTTCTGTTTTTTTTAATTAAAAATTTGAATAATAATCATAATAAGCACTTTTATGAATTTTCTTGAATTTATTTACGATTGGATATCCAAACATCCAATAGCCACAAGTTTAATAAAGTATTGCTTCTGGATTCTGTTTTCTATTTTAATTATTCAGTTTTTAAGGCGCTCTTTAAAACGTTACTTACCAGAAACAAAAACAAGATATAAGTCTCAAAAAGCAATTGAAATTATAGGCTACATTTTTTTAATTTTTTTAACTATTTCATATTTTACAGGTAATGTTAAAGACTTCACATTAGCAATTGGCTTATTTTCTGCAGGAGTTGCTATTACACTTCAAGAGTTGTTTTTAAGTATAGCTGGTTCCATTTATATCTTTTTAGTAAAAGTCTATGCTCCAGGAGATAGAATAGAAATTAATGGTATTAAAGGAGATGTAATAGATATAGATAGTATTTACACAACCATGATGGAAATTGGTAAATGGGTAAGTAGCGATAACTATAGTGGTAGAATTGTAAAACTTAGTAATGCTTTTGTTTTTAAAGGACCTATTTATAATTACTCTCGCGATTTTCCATTTATTTGGGATGAAATTGAAATTCCCATTCGTTACGGTTCGGATATCGAATTAGCTAAAGAAATTGTGTTAAGTACAGCTTCTAGAATTCTAAGTAATTATACATCAATCTCTAAAGAAGAATGGAAAACTGTTGTAAATAAATATTATATAGAAGATGCAATTTTGGATCCTACATTAGCAATTAGTATAACAGATAATTGGATAAAATTTAACCTTAGGTATATAGTAGATTATAAAAAAAGAAGAGCAACACATCATTTGTTACATGATGAAATTAATAAACGTATAAATGAAACTGCTGGGCAAGTTCAATTAGCATCAACAACCATAGAAATTGTTAAAGTTCCAGAGTTTAAAATAGAAAAATAAGATCTCAATAAAAAAATATATAAATAGGTGTTAATGAGAAATATCATAGTTTTTAAAGTGTATACATCCTATTTTTGAATTACTAAATACTATAAATTATGAAAACGATAATACAATATGTAAATATAAAAACAAGCGAAACCATGTCTCTTTATGTTACTAAACATTTAGAAAAACTATCAAAAAAATATGAATGGGTTATAAAAGCTAATGTTTTTTTTAAGCATGAAAACGATGCAACCGAAAAAGGTAAAATTTGTGATATTGAATTAAGTTTACCTGGTCCAAAAATATTTGCAACTTCAAACGAAAAAAATTATGAAATGGCTGTAAAAGAAACCATATCAGATTTAGAAAAACAACTTGAAAAAAGAAAAGCAAAAATAATTAATCATTAAATTTAAATTAAAGATGAAAAAAATTCTTGTCCCTGTTGATTTTTCTGAACATTCAGAATATGCATTACAAACAGCAGCAACTTTAGCTAAAAAACACAATAGTAGTCTTGTTGTTTTACACATGTTAGGGCTTTCTGAAGCAATACTTACTAAAAACGAATCTGATGAGATTTTAGAAGGTGTTTTCTATATGAAACTAGCCGAAAAACGCTTTAGTGAATTCCTGGATAAAGACTATTTAGATGGCATCTCAATAGAGACAACAGTTCAAAATTATGTGCATTTTAATGAAATAGATAAAGTAGCCCAAGAGTTTCATGCTAATTTAATAGTTATGGGATCTCATGGAGCAAGCGGTATTAAAGAGGTTTTTGTAGGCTCAAACACAGAAAAAGTAGTACGTACTTCGCAAACACCAGTTTTAGTAGTTAAAAACCCAGTGTTAAATTTTAAAATAAAGAGAGTAGTTTTCGCTTGCGACTTTAACTTAGACTTTGTAGAGCCATTTAAAAAAGCATATCAGTTTTTTAAAACCCTAGGAGCAGAATTTCAAATTGTTTATATTAATTTACCAGATAGATTTATAAGTACCACAGAAATGAAAATTAAAGCTTTTAAGTTTTTATTACACACAGGAATTAAGGAATTAGCAGAACAAGAAAAGAATATTATTTATTATAATGATTACACACTAGAACGCGGTTTGTTTTCTTTTAGTAACGATTTTAATGCAGATGTAATTGCTATACCAACTCATGGTAGAAGAGGTATTGCACATTTCTTCTCAGAGAAAATAGGAGAGACGTTAGTAAACCACAGCGATATCCCAATAATAACATTTAAAATTTAGTACATTCTATATTTATCGTTTAATAAAAAAGCAGAATACTCTTATTAAGTATTCTGCTTTTTTTTAAGTTTGATTAAGTATTAAATTTTTTGAATAGTCCACTTTTTAGTTTTGCCTAGAGTAGCAAAAATAGTATTAGAGAGTAACTTAGAAGTAATGCTTGGAGCTTTTATAAGACTACTTTTATCTAAAGCAATGTAAGTTGCATTATCTGGATCCAGATATTTAGTTATTTTACCATTAGTATCTATTAAAACCTCGAAATACTTATAATAATACACGTTTATATTTAATTTGTTTTTACCAATATCTTCTTTCATTAATTCTAAAGCAATAGCAAAATCAAAATCGAAATTTGTAGCATTTAAAAACTGAGGCTCAATAATTGTTTTTCCAGATTTGTCTATATAACCATAATAAGAAATACCTTCTTTTTTATACGTTATTAAACAGCGTTCTTTTTTAAAAATAGGATAGCTTTTGCTATTAACATTTGTTAAAACTAGATCGTTTCTAAAGGCTACTAAAATATCACCTTCAGTATTTATAAAAGCCCATTGGTCACCTTTTTTAATAGCCGCAACATCGTTATGGAAAGGCGAAATATAATCTATGTTTTGTGTATACCCTAAAAAAGGGATTATAATAAGTGTAAAGACCAGAATAGCTGCTTTTTTCATGATAAATTATTTGTATTTGTTTATTCAAAAATATCATGATTTTAAAGCTTATAAAATGATATAAATCATGAATGTAGTATTAATCTTAAGCGATGCTAAACTTTGATGTCAATTAATTTTGAAGTATATAAATTGAGAAAAATAGTCTGTAATTAGGCACAAAGTATGGCTTATGTCTTGTAAAAACCATTATATCTAATTGTTTTTAGTCTTTTATTTAGAACATGACTAATGTCATTTTAAAATATTAACGTATAAACTAATTTAGAATTATCAATCAAGATAGATTTTTAAACAGTATTAATAAATCTAACAAATACAATTTCAAATCGTAAGACCTTGAAATTGTTGAGTGTTTAAAATTATCATTTAACTGCAATGCTTTGTCACTTTATACAAAGAAGTCTTTAGGGTTACTATTCGTTAAATAATAAATTTAAACACTACCAAAAAAAACAGGAAGCTTAGGCTTCCTGTTTTTAATTAAAACACTTTACTAGATGCCTGATATTCGTCATAGTTTTCTATAGTAATACACAGTAATTTTAATAAAATTTAATATGTATAAAAATGAAAAACATACTATTGCCAACGGATTTCTCGGATAATTCATGGAATGCTATTGCTTATGCATTGCAGTTGTTTAAAGACGAGGAATGTAATTTTTATCTTCTTAATACTTATACTCCAATAATATATCACACAGAACAAGTTTTAATAAATCCAGAACAATTTGATCTTGCAGGACCAGATGCCGTTGGAGAAATGGCTAAAAAGAATTTGCAAGAGGTAAAAAATCGCATAGAAAAAGAATTTAAAAACCCTAAACATACTTTAGTTACAATGGCTGTTTTCAAGACGTTGATTCGAGCAATAAATGAGCTTCAAGTAGATAAAGCAATAGACTTTATTGTTATGGGAACAAAAGGTGCAACTGGAGCAAAAGGAGTACTTTTTGGCTCCAATACTGTGCATGTTTTTAATAGTGTAAAATGTCCTGTTTTGGCTGTGCCAGAAAAGTTTAATTTTGAAACGCCTCGTGAAATATTATTTCCATCAGACTATAATATAAAATTTAGTGAAATTAAAATTAAACCATTGGTGGATATTGCAAAACAGTACCATTCGCGAGTAAATATTCTTCATGTGTTTTATGGAGAAACACTTTCTAAAGCACAAGAGAGTAATAGGCAGCAATTGGAGAACTTGTTTAAAGGTTCAGCATACTTGTTTCATGAAGTAAAAAACAAAAATATTTCTCATGCTATTACAGATTTTCAACTTAAAGCACGTATTAATCTATTGGTTTTGGTTAATAATAAGCATTCTTTTTTCGAGAATATATTCTTCAAAAATAAAATTAACCAAATCGGTTTTCATTTAAATATCCCGTTTTTAGTGATTCCTTCAAAATAAAAAAATAAACAAATGAAAAACATACTATTACCAACAGATTTTTCGGATAATTCATGGACAGCAATTGTATATGCTCTTAAATTATATAGTGATAAAGATTGTACGTTTTATGTACTTAATTCTTCAGAGTTAAAAGTTACAACAACACTAAACTTGTCTAAGAAATTAGTTGAGACCTTACATAAAAATGACAAAGCGCAATTGTTAAAATTTAAAGAGAGAATAGAATCGTCTTATCCAAACCCAAATCATGAGGTAAAAGTATTGTTAAGCTCAGAGGCTTTAAGTGAAGCAATAGATACTGCAATTGCTACACATAAAATAGATATGGTTGTAATGGGAACAAAAGGAGCTACAGGTCTTAAGGCATTTGTTTTAGGTAGTAATACTGTAAGGATTATTAATAAAATTATTAAATGCCCAATACTAGTAATACCAGAGAACTATAACTTTATTGCGCCAAAGCAAATTGCTTTCCCAACAGATTATAGTAGGTTTTATGCGCACAAAGAGTTACGTCCTATACAAGATTTTGCAGATTTGTGGGATTCTAAAATTAGAGTATTATATATAGCAGAAAAATCGAGTTTAACTAAAGAACAAAAAATTAATAAAGCTGTACTAAAAGAACATTTTGCGCATAATAAAACTGGATTTCATTGGGTACTAAAGTGTTTAAAAATCACTAATGAAATTACATCTTTTGTCGAAGATTATAAAGTAGATCTATTGGCAATGGTAAAGTATAAACATAGTTATTTTGAAAAAATATTAAGAGAGCCAATCATTAAAAAAATTGGTTTTCATATAACTGTCCCTTTTTTGGTTATACCCAAATAAGCTGATTTTTATCATTTCGAATACTATTTTATAATAGTACATTTATACAGTAACGTAACTTATTATAAAATGAGACATAAAATATTATTACCTACCGACTTCTCTAAAAATGCTTCTAAAGCCATTGAATACGCATTAGAATTATATAAAGATGATGTATGCGATTTCTATTTGCTAAACGTGTTTTATGCTAAAGGGCATTTAATAGAAAGCCTTATTAATCTAGAGCCAGGAAGTGGTGTTTATGAAATAGTAAAAGAGGAGTCGCAAATTAGGTTGCAAAAAATAATAGACGGTTTGTTATTGGGAGACAATGTAAACCCTAAGCATCAATTTAAATCCATTTCAAAGTTTAATAATACAGTTGAAACCATAAAAAATGTAGTAGAAGAAAAGGATATTGAAATGATTGTTATGGGTACAAAAGGAAAAACAAATGCTCGAAAAGTTGCTTATGGTAGCATTGCTATTAATGTTATGGAAAAAGTGCGTAATTGTCCAGTGATTGCTGTGCCTGAAGACGCAAAACTAGACATGCCAAAGGAGATTGTTTTTCCAACAAGTTATAAAACACATTTTAAAAGGCGTGAACTAATTTACCTTATCGATATAGCAAAAAAATGTAAAGCAAATATTGCTGTTTTACATATCTCTAACGAAGATAAACTTGATCAAAAGCAACTTGAAAATATAGAGTTATTAAAGGAATATTTTAAAGAGGTTACATACTCTGTTCATAACCTGTTAAATAATAATGTAGAAACAGCAGTTGGCCTTTTTGTAGAAAGTAGAGCAAGTGATATGGTTGCATTTATAAATAAAAAACATGCTTTTTTTGGTAGTATTTTAACACAACCATTGGTAAAAGATATAACCTATCTCACCAATGTGCCAATATTAGTAATGCATGATTTAAGAAACTAAAAAACAAATAAGATGAAAAAAGTAGGCGTTTGGATTGATAAAAATAAAGCACAAATTGTTAAGCTAGAAGATGGTTTAGAATCTGTGAAAATTGTAGAGTCTAATATTGAGCATTTTCACGTAAAAGGTGGTTCTGGATCAAGGTTTAAAGGTGGTCCACAAGATGTTATACAGGATAGTAAATATCTGGAAAGAGAGAACCAACAACTCAAAAAATATTTTAAAACTATTGCAGAAAACATAAAGGATGCAGATGCAATTGTATTGTTTGGACCAGCTCAAACAAACGAGAAATTTAGTAAAGAACTGCAAGAACGTTATACTACGTTAGCAACAAAATTAAAGGCAATAAAAAAAGCAGATAGTATGAGTGATAATGAGGTAAAAGCTTGGGTTAGAGATTTTTTTATAAAGCATTAAATACAATTAGAAAAGCCAATTTAAACTTAGTAATAATGGAAACACAACTCGAATACTTAAGTTTCAATTCAGACAAGTCTATTGATGAATTATTGTACACAATGAAACAAACGGAGTTGCATTTAAAAAATATAGAAACAGAATTACGTTTCCTGAAATTTTTAATTGATGCAAGAATTTATAAGGAGAAAGTGATGAATTTGTTTGAAAACCTTACTCTTTTTGATAAAAAAGTGGATCGTTTTCTAAACGAGATTGAAGATGCATTAATGGAGTTAAATAATCAAACAAATTTAATATCTAAAAAGATAGAATGTGAAGATTTAGAATGCGATGCTTTTTTTATTAATGAGCATAATAAGATAGAGAGTGAATTTTTTAACTTAATTAAAAAATCAAGCATTGTTAAATTAGAGTTATTTCAATATTTAAAGAGTGTTATAAAAAATGTGTAGCGCACACTATTTATAGCTTAACCTTATAAAATATCATAAACTATGAATACGAACAATACAGATTCAAAATATATAGAATGGATAAGTGCTGAAGAAATGCATGAAGTAACAAAGCAATGGCTCTCTGATTTAAAATTTATTGCAGATGAGCAAAAGTTCTTTCAGGATTTAATAAAAAATTATACCATACAGTTAGTCGATAAAAGTGTATTTGCAGATACTAAAGTAACTATAGACGCTCTTGAAAAGTCTAAAAATAAAACCAAAAATTTATTAGCAGCCATAAAAAGGCATGGAAACGACCTTGAAATACTTGTAGATGGTATCGATCAACTTAAAGAAGAAAAAACTTACAAGAAAAAGCATCGTGAATTTATTAGCTTAATGAGTGCCTTTTTTATAGAATACCAAACATTAAAAACGCAACTTTTTCTAATAGTAAAAAAGGCACTCAAGAAAGAAAACCAACAGCGTCTTTTATAACAAAATAGATTGCTACTCCATAGAAGAGGCTAATATTTACTTGCAATTACCATAGTTGTTTTATCTCATAAATATCACAGTAAATTAAGCCACTATTAAATAGATTTATTTAAAAAAAAAAGAAAAGATGAAATTATTTTATTATTTAATCGCCATTTTATTTTTAACCAGTTGTTCATCTACAAGTATGATAGATAGCTGGAAAAGTAAAGAATACAGTACTTACACGCCTAATAAAATTCTAATTGTAGGACTTACAGATAATCTTACTGCAAGAAAAATATTTGAAGAAAAACTTAAAACAGAACTTAAAAACAGAGGTATTGAAGCCATAGAAAGTTATGATGTTTTTGAATCTACATTTACAAGCTCAAAGCAAACCGAAAAAGACATTCAAAATGAGGTGGCTAAACTCTCAAAAAGTGGTTTCGATGCTATTCTTATTTCTGCAGTAAAAGGTGTTGATGAAAAAGAAGTTTATTCTGGAGATACTTATCAAGTAGACTATTATTGGAGACGTTTTGGACGTTACTATCACAGGTATCAAGATGTTTATTGGAAAAAAGGCTACTACAGCCAATATAAAGTGTATCATATTGAAGCTTCGTTATACAACATAAAAGAGGATAATGATAAATCCTTAGTATGGACAGCACAATACAATATTGTTGATCCTAAACAAATTAGTACTACTGTTAATGATTATGTAAATGCTATCATTAAATCTTTGGAAAAGGAAAAAGTAATCACATTTAAATAATAACCAAAAGGAAATGAAAGTACTAATATACAGCGCAAAAGATTTCGAAATTCCATATTTAGAAAATGCAAATAATGGGAAACATAAATTAACATTTATTAAGGATGCTTTAACTTCTAAAACAGCAATAAAAGCTTTAGGCTACGATGCCATTTCTATTTTCTCTGCAGACGAATGTAGTTTTATGATTTTAGAAAAGCTTAAAGACTTTAATGTTAAATATATTACGTTGCGATCTACTGGTTACGATAATGTTAATTTGCGTTCTGCAGCAAGATTAAACATTAAAGTGGCTAATGTTCCTGCTTATTCACCTTATGCTATTGCAGAACATGCAGTTGCTTTGCTTTTAGCACTAAACAGAAAACTAATAGCTTCTAATAGTAGAGTAAAGCAGTTTAATTTTAATTTAAACCATCTTATAGGTTTTGATTTAAATGGAAAAACAATTGGTGTTGTTGGTACTGGAAAAATTGGCTCAGTAATGTCTAAAATTATGCATGGTTTTGGTTGTAATTTATTAGGCTTTGATATTGAAGAAAATCAATGTTTAATAAACGATTTTAATATAAAATACATGTCGTTAATCGAATTATGCAAACAAGCAGACATTATCTCATTACACGTGCCTTTAAATAGTGATACGCATCACTTAATTGATAGAAATTTAATAGAGCAAATGAAACCAGGTGTTGTAATTATAAATACAGCTAGAGGTTTAATTGTTGATACCGAAGCTATAATTGAAGGCTTAGAAAATAAAACCATTAGTGCTTTTGCTATGGATGTTTACGAGAATGAAAAAAATCTATTCTTTAAAGATTTATCGTACAAAATGCCAGAAGATAATCTCTTTATAAAACTAAACGCGATACCAAATGTTTTAATAACAGGACATCATGCTTTTTTAACTATAGAAGCTTTAACAAATATAGCAGAGACTACAATTTATAATTTAGATTGTTGGAATGATGGCACAGATACAGAGAACGAATTAACCGAAACAATATAAATCGCTTAAAGTTTTTTCTTATTTAAACCATAAATATCTTTTAATACTTGTGGTTTACCATCCTTTTCAACCATTAAATCGTAGCGAATATTAATTTTGGTTCCTAAAGTTGCATGGTAATAAATAATCCAAGCATCTGCTTCTCTTGTGCCAATACAGCCATTAGAATAAGCTTTACCTAAAGATTTTGGGTTTGTAGTTGGATGAATTAATTGACCGTATCTAATATTGTTAATTTCGGTTATTAACCAAGGAATTTGGGGTAATGCTGTTACTTTGTTGTCATCCCTTCGTGTTACATGGTATTGGTGCCCATTTACTGGATTATAATAATCTGGATTTTTTACATGATCAACAATACTTCCATTACCTGTTTTTGTTCTTAAATCGGTAATGCGATCACCAAATTTTAAGTACTTTTTCTCATGTCTGCCAACGCGTACTGTAAATTCATATAACAACAAAGAGTCTTCATAAATACGTAGTTTGTATTCGGGTATATTAACATCTATTAAAGTCTTATCTATGGACTTCTGAAGTTTTTTAGCTAAAACAGAATCTGGTAAAATTAAATTAGCTCCTTTTGGTAAAATCACCATTTTTTTCTGATTATAAACAAAAGAATCCTTTGCCTTTAATCTATAATAATCGGTATTCTGAAGCGTATCTATAATCCATGGATTTGCGCGAACCAATAGGTGTTCGGTTAAAGAATATGGTGTAATCGAGTCGTATTTACAAACAATAGAATCTAAATATTGAAAATAGTGTTCAATCTTTACAGGTTTCTCTATAAGTATAGTAGTTATACTGTCTTTTTTTACTGAAATTTTAGGAATTAAAACAACTTGAGAAGATAAAATAATAGATTCTTCTTTAGTATTACAGGCTATAAATAATAGTGATAGAATAAAAAGTAAGAATATTTTTTTTTTACACATAAGCTATTTTTAATTGAGATCGAAGGCATTATTTCTTTAAGATTGTGATTCTGCTTTTAAGTTATTGTCTGCGCCAAGAATTGGATATCCAATTCTTGATAATAAATGCTTTGCTTTTTCAAAATCATGAGGAGTATTATAAGTAAAACCAACGGTTTCCTCTACTAGATCTACGTCTATATCGTAAACACCAACAATTTCAGATAGTCTATTAACAATCGTATGCTCACATCCTCCGCATTTTAAATTTTGTACATGTAATGTTGTTCTCATTATTTCTCGTTTTGCTTATTAAAAATACTATTAATAATAGTTTTATAAAATGATGTTTATCAGTTTAAACTTTAGAAGCAAAGTTGCATAGTATAGGCTAATTGTTGTTGTTGTTGTTGTTGTTGTTGTTGTTGTTGTTGTTGTTGTTGTTGTTGTTGTTGTTGTTGTTGTTGTTGTTGTTGTTGTTGTTGTTGTTGTTGTTGGTTTTTGTTACAGGAATTTTAATTTCAATACTAACATCTGGCCAAAGTTTAGAAACGCCATCTTTACCTTTATGTAAATCGTAGCATGCATTATTTAAAGTGTCTAGCGCTTTATTTGCTTCCCATTTTAATAAATCCAGATTAGTTTTTAAAGTTAGCGTATCTGCTTTAAAGCTATAATTATAGTCTATTTTCTTTGTGGTATTATTCATATTTAAATTTAGAATCCCTTTTCCAGAATGTGCTTTTAAAATGTTGCCTTTAATTGTAATGGTATTAAAGGTTTTAAAAAACAGTTCTCTTAGCTTTACATCTCGAATTTTAGAATTAGAATTTACAGATGCTGTTTCAATATAAATTTGAGAGTTTTCAAGTAAATTTTCTAAGGTTCCAGAATGGTTTTTAGTATTAAGTTTAAAAGTATCAAAAACACCTTTTACACCAACTTTATCGGAGAATTTATATGCTGTCCAAGCAACTGTAATTCCAGAAGTGTTTAGAACGTAATTTGCATTTTCTTGATCTTGTTTTTTTTCTGAATTTTTACAAGAAATTAAAATAAATAAGACTATTAAATAACCTGAATATTTACTAATTTGTTTCATTGTTTTTTCCATATTTATTGATGATAGCCATTTGTCCAGCATGATAAGTAGTATGAGAAATAATGCGACCAAAAGCTTCCGCTTTTGTTTTTGTCCCAAATTCTTTAGTTTCAATTATAGTTTCCCAATCTGTTTCGGTTTGTTGCTCTACTATCGTTTTTAATTCGTTAAAAGAATGCTCTCCATAAGTTTTAAGTTCGTTTAGTTTTGTCCATTGTCCAGTGTCTTTTTGTGCAATTACAGTTTTCGCAATTACACGAATATCAATTGCTCCAAAGACATTTTTAGCAAAAAGAAGCTCTACATCACCAATATGCCTAATTAAAAAGCCAATGCTATTTGGAGAAGGTGATAGCTTTTTCTTTAAATCGTCTTCTGTAAGTCTTTCTAATTGATTGGTAAATCTAGTTCTAGCTTCAATCCATAATTCTAAAAGAAGCTCTGTTTTAGTTTTCATGATTATATGATTTAGGTTTCTTTAATAAAATATTTTAAAATTTTCTCATTCTACCAGTAATTTCTTCAACAGTTATAGTAAAAACGCTAGGAATATTATCATTAAATATTTTACTTGAAAACTGACTAATAAAATCTAAATCTCGATTTTCAGTTTTTAGTATAATGTCCTTTACACCTAAAGAAAATTGATGCAGCATTGCTTTGGCTTCACTGCCGTAATGTAGATTAAAAGTACCTCTAATTAGTATAGATTTCCAATCGTTTACAGAGTCTATATCTGTAATACAAATTGAAGTAGCATTGTTTTTTCGTAAAGCATTTAGTTTATGTCCATCTGCAGAATAGCAAATAATACTATTTCTCTCTTCGTCATAGAAATAGGTGATTGGTACAACAAATGGCTCGTTATTATATATGTATGCTAAATAACCAATGTAATTTCTACTTAATATGAAGATTTTTTCTTTTGTATCTAATGTCTTTATCATAATTATTTTCGTTAAGATGATTGCTTAAAATTAAGAACAATTTAAAAACTATAAAATGATAAAAATCAGTAGCTCAATTCTTATTTTTTAACGAGGTCGTTGTGAAGTTTTAATTGATTTTTTAATTGAATATTCTCCAATTTTAGAGTTTCGATTTGGTTTAATAGATTAAAAATAACATCTACGCCTTCAATATTTATTTCAAGATCATAATGTAAGCGTATTATTTTTTCAATGTCACGAATTTGTGTTTTCTTAATAAAAACATCATTATCGAAGGTTTGTATCTCTATAAGTTCGTACTCGTATAATGTGTCTAAAAAAGATTGTGGTACTTTATAATAATTACAAAGTTGTTTTATGGAAATTAAGTCTTGTGTGTTCATAATTAACGTAGTTTTTGTAGCGCTTTAATTAACTTTTTTTCTTCGTCTGTAAGTTGCTTTGGAATTTTAAGCGCGTATGTAATATATAAGTCACCAAAGGCATTATCAGTTTTATACTTAGGAAACCCTTTGCCTTTTAATTTTACTTTTGTTTCATTTTCAGTTTCAGGTTTTACCGTTAGTTTTACTTTACCATCAAATGTGTCTACCATAATCTCACCACCCAAAAGCGCAGTATATAAATCTAAATCTACTTGAGTGTATAGGTTCGCTTTGTTTCGTTTAAATTTAGTATGATTTTGAATATGAAACTTAATATATAAATCACCATTTGGGCCATTATTTATTCCTTTTCCACCATAACCATTTATTCTAATTTTTTCACCATTTTCTACACCTGCGGGAATTGTAATTCTTATGTTTTTTCCATTTACGGTTAGTGTACGTTTATGGGTGGTGTACACATCTTTCAATTCCAAAGTTAATTCGGCATTAAAATCTTGACCTCTAAATTGTGCTTGTCGTCTTCCTTGA includes these proteins:
- a CDS encoding heavy-metal-associated domain-containing protein, translated to MRTTLHVQNLKCGGCEHTIVNRLSEIVGVYDIDVDLVEETVGFTYNTPHDFEKAKHLLSRIGYPILGADNNLKAESQS
- a CDS encoding DinB family protein — translated: MKTKTELLLELWIEARTRFTNQLERLTEDDLKKKLSPSPNSIGFLIRHIGDVELLFAKNVFGAIDIRVIAKTVIAQKDTGQWTKLNELKTYGEHSFNELKTIVEQQTETDWETIIETKEFGTKTKAEAFGRIISHTTYHAGQMAIINKYGKNNETN
- a CDS encoding chaperone modulator CbpM — its product is MNTQDLISIKQLCNYYKVPQSFLDTLYEYELIEIQTFDNDVFIKKTQIRDIEKIIRLHYDLEINIEGVDVIFNLLNQIETLKLENIQLKNQLKLHNDLVKK
- a CDS encoding 2-hydroxyacid dehydrogenase; translated protein: MKVLIYSAKDFEIPYLENANNGKHKLTFIKDALTSKTAIKALGYDAISIFSADECSFMILEKLKDFNVKYITLRSTGYDNVNLRSAARLNIKVANVPAYSPYAIAEHAVALLLALNRKLIASNSRVKQFNFNLNHLIGFDLNGKTIGVVGTGKIGSVMSKIMHGFGCNLLGFDIEENQCLINDFNIKYMSLIELCKQADIISLHVPLNSDTHHLIDRNLIEQMKPGVVIINTARGLIVDTEAIIEGLENKTISAFAMDVYENEKNLFFKDLSYKMPEDNLFIKLNAIPNVLITGHHAFLTIEALTNIAETTIYNLDCWNDGTDTENELTETI
- a CDS encoding YceI family protein; this encodes MKQISKYSGYLIVLFILISCKNSEKKQDQENANYVLNTSGITVAWTAYKFSDKVGVKGVFDTFKLNTKNHSGTLENLLENSQIYIETASVNSNSKIRDVKLRELFFKTFNTITIKGNILKAHSGKGILNLNMNNTTKKIDYNYSFKADTLTLKTNLDLLKWEANKALDTLNNACYDLHKGKDGVSKLWPDVSIEIKIPVTKTNNNNNNNNNNNNNNNNNNNNNNNNNNNNNNNNNN
- a CDS encoding L,D-transpeptidase, which produces MCKKKIFLLFILSLLFIACNTKEESIILSSQVVLIPKISVKKDSITTILIEKPVKIEHYFQYLDSIVCKYDSITPYSLTEHLLVRANPWIIDTLQNTDYYRLKAKDSFVYNQKKMVILPKGANLILPDSVLAKKLQKSIDKTLIDVNIPEYKLRIYEDSLLLYEFTVRVGRHEKKYLKFGDRITDLRTKTGNGSIVDHVKNPDYYNPVNGHQYHVTRRDDNKVTALPQIPWLITEINNIRYGQLIHPTTNPKSLGKAYSNGCIGTREADAWIIYYHATLGTKINIRYDLMVEKDGKPQVLKDIYGLNKKKL
- a CDS encoding pyridoxamine 5'-phosphate oxidase family protein, which encodes MIKTLDTKEKIFILSRNYIGYLAYIYNNEPFVVPITYFYDEERNSIICYSADGHKLNALRKNNATSICITDIDSVNDWKSILIRGTFNLHYGSEAKAMLHQFSLGVKDIILKTENRDLDFISQFSSKIFNDNIPSVFTITVEEITGRMRKF
- a CDS encoding DnaJ C-terminal domain-containing protein gives rise to the protein MEFIDYYKTLGLTKSATEKDIKKAYRKFARKYHPDLNPDNKDAEKKFKEINEANEVLSNPENRKKYDEYGKDWQHADAYENAKKQQQYSGSQQRTQGSQFEGDYSDFFENMFGGGGFQSQGRRQAQFRGQDFNAELTLELKDVYTTHKRTLTVNGKNIRITIPAGVENGEKIRINGYGGKGINNGPNGDLYIKFHIQNHTKFKRNKANLYTQVDLDLYTALLGGEIMVDTFDGKVKLTVKPETENETKVKLKGKGFPKYKTDNAFGDLYITYALKIPKQLTDEEKKLIKALQKLR